The nucleotide window GATTGTCAGTAACTGGAAGGCCAAATATGAGAGAGTGAGATATTTTAATGAACTGAGCAAACACATTAAAATTGAAGCTTACGGCAGACACTTTAACAGGCCCATTAGCAGAGACGATTACAATAAGATTTTAAAGAGCTGTAAATTCTACCTATCATTTGAGAACTCCATCCACAAAGACTACTTCACAGAAAAGGTGTTTAATCCTCTGAAACTCGGCACGGTCCCTGTGGTTCTCGGGCCACCCAGGCAGAACTATGAGGAATTCATTCCACCAGATTCATTTATCCATGTGAACGATTTCAAATCTCCCCAGAAACTGGCAGAACATCTCATGTTTCTGGACAAGAACCAGAAGGTGTATGAGCAGTACTTTAACTGGAGAAAACACTTTATAGCTATACGTGCACGTTTTGGTCTGGAACACACGTGCCGAAGTTGTGAACATATAAGAAGCGATAAGCGTTACAAAGTATTTAAAGATCTCACTAAATGGTATTGGGGTTAACAGGCCTATCCTACACAGGAGCTGGTTCATATGAAGCTGTTGTCCACATGCAAATTGCCTCAATTGGTTTTATACCCAAGCCAACATCAGAGATCAGTGGGTAACCTCAAATATAAATTGAGCATTACTTGCAATTTTGACCTCGGAGCACACTGTAACAAAAGGTGTCTATTTTTGGCTGTGCTATCCAGTATCACCCCAGAAGTcatgggttcccttttgagtccTCTTAAGGCTTCTTCCtcatgtcatctcagggagctttccttgccttcttttttttttaatttacatctaAATTTTCAGTTCTGTAATGAAAAAGCTGCTCTGTAGCAGTGTCTACTGATAAAGTTTATTTGTTCTGCAGTGTTTCAGTTCTGCTTCAATGTGCAGTGCTTCAATTCTGTTTGTATAGAAAATCATCTGctgtttctgtcttttatttcCTGTACTGGAGGTTATGAGTGACCAAGTAGTAACTAATCTGGCAGCTAATCTAGTCCTCCAAAGCTTCAGTAGAGTTTACCTGTAAAGAGATTAAAGTTAAGGCATTTTGTTATCACTTTTTTACATACGGtttacaatgttttaaaatccataaaaccaatactgtatgtagattGCTTTGTTTTATCTTTGGCTCCATGTTCCATCTCAGAACAgaaatcaaaacacacacattaacaaataagtttttttgtatttgtataacaAATTTGTAACaatttacatgtttaaaaagtcaACAATTGTCATCACAAAGCAGATTAATATACTCtgcataaataagaaaaaaagctatgtataaatatgtaatactgtatatacagtgggtccggaaagtattcagacccccatCAATTTTTCACTCTTTATATTGTAGCCATTTACCAAAATcttttaagttcatttttttcatccCATTAGTGTAAATTCTGGTCTCCTAAGGTGTACTTTCTCCCATCTCCCGtctgcatctctggagctcagccacagtgatgtttgggttcttctttacctctctcaccaAGGCTCTTCTCCCCCAATAGCTTAGTTTGGCCagacggccagctctaggaagggttCTGGTCGTCCCTGATGTCTTCCATTAAAGGTTTAtgaaggccactgtgctcttaggaaccttaagtgcagtttttttgtaactttggccagatctgtgcctctccacaattctgtctctgagctctttaggcagttcctttgacctcatgattcttatttgctctgacatgcattgtgagctgtaaggtcttataaAGACAGATGTGTGGCTCtcctaatcaagtccaatcagtataatcaaacacagctggactcaaatgaaggtgCAGAACCGTCTCAAGGAggatcagaagaaatggacatCACCTGAGTGGATCGtcgctctagtgggtggcctcaagcatttagctccacgaataaaacagGCAACTAAcgggtgctttcccacagaaaccccgtcggtcagaacatgacaagccgaaatagcagctacgtacattctgagagtactagggccgGGCCAAATAAAGGCATaatctgggccacgtatgggacccagaggagctggaggagtcatagagtagtaaaggggacattgtgctgtctcttgggaggcaaagaagTCCATCTCTTCTACATAAAATCTTTCCCAaatttgactgactacttcggggtggagtttccactttagatggcctttctgttccatcaagtgcaacagtaaaatctcggtgtgattatagattccacatgaagcacatgtagataatattaccaggatagcattctttcacctcattgccaagataaaaaaagataaaaaagaatgcagaaaaactagtttatacCAGTTTAtacctgttccctgaaaaagctgTTATAATGACCTAGATAtgatgaagaattaataatgtttagaagtggctctccaactgtatgcatcacttttttttttaaatctggttggtattgggtctaacaggcacgttgttgaattagctgaggtgataagtttataaagctcttcctgtcctatacctgtaaagcactgaaaatctaaatgtgaaactttaggctgaactagatcatgagatgctattggAGGTTGAACCTCCTTTACAGTAgtttcttcctgatactattgattttttcatttaagaagtccataaagtcttcactactaaactgtgatgggagactctctgcgggcatcttaggttttgttaggcgagccactgtactaaataagaacctgggattgttttggtttcttgctatcagtttgctaagatgctcggtcctagcagtttttagagcctgtctttagctgcacatactgtcttctAGGATCTAGATTGTCTGCTGTGTGCCCAGAGACATCATTTTGTTTGGAATTCAATTTCCCAGAGtgctaatgtaataatttttcttttaactggagctacattatctaaggtatagcgaaatgttgactctaaatattcagtcgcctgatcgagttctgtggggtcagacggtgatctaatcgaagttgggaactctgggagattactgataaaactctgtttggtagttgatgtgaatgtacgtttcatacggtagcgcggcgctgtgtgtacattattattgtgacacacttgaattgagacaagatagtgatctgagataacttcagatagtggaattgtgaataaatttcttatacttaatccaaataatattattaaatctaaagtgtgacctgctttatgagtgggtcctactacacactgatttactcctaccaagtccagtatagacataaatgcagttctcagagggtcttctgggtttttaaaatgaatattaaaatctccagcaattaacactttgtctacagaaacgactaggtttgagaggaaatctgcaaattcactaagaaattcagagtacggccctggaggtctgtaaatgacaattagcggaattgactgagctgacttaatattcgtagctacacttgttatgttactatagagaacttcaaatgcattaaatttgtgtccgtgtttttgtactgtGGCGGGACACCGAGGGTTTAAAGAAAGTGCTCCCTAATGATTACACCACCCTGGAATTTCACCAGggaatatgtataatatatttgtTCTTAGACACAGCGCAGGTTTGTTCTCAGTGTGGCGCCAAAAgatgcaaatataaaaatgaataaaattttattacaaacataaaacatcacattaaacaaacaaaacagataaTGTTTATCTTAACTTAACAGTATAGACACAGCGCAGTAACATATAAGAATCAATCGTTAACaacttcacacaaaagagtGGTTGGGCTACAAAATGTCCAAGTTCACTGTACAGCAGCTGAGGCATGACAGCAGGCGATAAGCGACACAACAAGACCTCCACAGCACCTCACGTTACCTTATATCCATGTATAAACACTCACtagcatatacacacacgtgtGAGAGGGAGACCGGCACCAGGACTACACCCCGCCTTAGGCACTCAGCTCCTGTAACGACAAACGTATCTTATATGTTTCTctccgtgtgtgtgcgtgtgtgtgtgtgtgtgtgtgtcagcaccGACATCCTGGTAACACCAGTCACACTAGGAGctgaggtggaaagagtaataaacttTTGTACTCTAGTACGAGTACTGTCACTTCagtgaaattttaattaaagttacCCTTATAAAAATTTTGAGATATTTAGAGTAAAAGTTACggagttccttttttttaacaggactCGGGGGCCAAGGGAGTTGTTAATTGAAGGAAGACCTTTACATAATAAAGCTGTTAACTTTCTTGttcttgaaatcaaagtggtcttAAATACAGTGTGACGCTTTGTGACGGCGAGAGAAGAAAGAGCTCAGAGCCGAGAATAACGTTCAGCACTAAACCTTtatcggggggggggggggcacggGGGCGGGGTGGAGCACATCTGAGCTCCCACTCCGCTCtctccttctcacacacacacacacatgcaggcatgatgtctgaagatctctgtttattctcagcaaagagagcacatttaaacggtgctacgtcccgaacatcaaaagaaccatcattaacatgtcagtcatagaggaacccggagacagacaggagagaggAGATACAAttacattctcctgattaaactaaagggttctagcagacaggagcgTGAGTGATctgtgaggggtctgttctcacagcacaggaatcttcttacattgtcttactatattataaaaccttacacttACCAAACAGATAAGAATCTTTGAACTACAGAACATACGAATAGAATCCAATAAACCCAATTATGCAGGTGAACAACTTGCAAGAGAACTGAGAACTAGTCCACTTGATCTGGGACGCAGTGTGCACTACAGAGAGGCAGAAACGTCTGAACGGTCTGAATCTGTCCCACGCCATCCTCTGAATCTTAGAGGGATGACTACGGGCCAATGCCAGCGACAGGGCTTCGTTAGATGCGTCGTCCTGGATGACGCAGCGATGACGCGAAAGGCAGGGGGCGGGACTTATGGCGCAATACTACCTTGTCACCAAACTTATATATCTTCCACtctatcaaactcctgatcagtgataatttcattaactataactgctttggACGTGAAtgatctaatatttaatatcTGAGTAATTGAGAGCCGTTACGTAAGCTGCATGTTACAGTGGGTCTTAGGGTTGGGGTTACAGGTTTTAATCAGGGTTAAATCAGCAGCagttgtgtgaaagctttatgcacacagataAAACTTCTAGATGTGCGACTCGCTGCATGACGTCATCCTAATCAGACTCCGATCACAACTGTTTAAAGCCTCTGTAATAGAGCTGTGCAGGACTGATGCCATTCCATTTATAATGTGCTGAGAAAAGTCTTATTGATGTTGTAGCTTGCAGAGCTTTAGTTTTGATGCGTTTGAAATTAGAATGATCTTTTACCTAAAATCTTCATTGCTTAGCCAATCACGAGTCTTATCAGAGTCTCTCCCTCCTGAATCTCTAGTGAAGAtgtcagctgttccctttccatggaaaccaaaaaaatgaatctatattctacattttacatgtttttcagGTGTGTCTGCCATATaccataaaaaatgtaaatgatacgGTCTGAACCTCGGTCCTGATGACGCaacatacagcacacacacagcaggcgtGACTCACACTGATCAAACAGGTTAGGATGGTTTAGAGTCAAAGAATCTGTCAGAATGAACTCTGAGGACTAACCAGGTGCCGCTGCATTGTTCTTCTTCAGGAGTTACAGTGGACGAGCCATAAAACGTTTATTTACAACACAGGTGagttggtttgtttttaaaatttaagcaTGTTTGCTTTTACCACAACTAAACTATTATACTGTCGCACAGAGGGAAAAGCACAGTCTAAGTAGaatcttcatttaaaagcatttttctaagtttatattttacacacacacacacacacacacacacacacacacacacaatattgcacaataTAAATGTTTGCTCTGTAAAAATATGTCACGTCTGGTCAAAACGCACTACTGAGCACACAGCAGCAGGTAAGACAAAGGAAATACAGcaggtgtatgtacagtatttactgaGCGTCTCAGAGTAGGAAATCCATCCTAATTGGGCAAAAATTCTTAGATTTTACAAGTAGGAGTAAAAGCAAttaatcaagattttttttaatagtaatcACTCCACCAAAATGTAGGAGAGCTCCAGAGGTGTAGTGAGGAAATGTTGTTCAGACAGAGACATGCATGAAAGAGAGACGTTTCAGTAACACTGAGTGacataaagataataaaagacacatttggacaaaaatggaatacttttttttttaaacattgcatGTGGTTTATAAGTGGTCCAGTAATGAACATGTCACGCCTACGGCAGCCTCGTTCTTTAGGTTTGAAGGTTTTTAGGGTAGTTTAACTTGCCTTCAGCCTTAACTGATGAATAAAGTAAATCTTTTCCACGCATATGTGTGTAGTCCAGGTGCAGTTTGAacaattacatacattaagtattgaaaataaaataaaagagcagACAGCGATACACAGACAGAGACTAAGGTACAAGAAAGATATTGAACATGTGTACAGCTTCCTCAGAGGCCCACTGCCTGAGGCCGGTTACTGAGTGAGTCAAGGCTGAAGGAGCTAGATGATATTTAATGCCTATCCATACTGTACGTACTCTAGATTACAGGTCTGCTTAAACAGTTTATGATCCAATAGGTGCCAAgtttatttaaactgtatttgTTGTTGCATTTGTTCACATTTCATCAGAAGTAGTGATGTGTCCCTTTCTTTGTggttttttatttaaggttatCGACCGCTCCAGTTGGACCACTCCAGGGTTGATCCACGTGTCccctgtatttggctgatgTCTTTTTTCGAGTTTGAAGCAGAAGTTGATGTGCTAATTCTCATATACCTCGACACCCACTaacctctcagctctaatcacacccgGCACCACACCCAATCCCTCCCATCCTCCAGCTATTCACTCTATGGAAAACGTAAATATATTATACGTCagagaaaaacacaacaaaacttAAACGCGAACTAATTGTCTACTCAAAGTTAACCACAATTCCTCCCAAATTATACTTAAAAGCATACCAGTATATACTTATAAAGTATAACGGTATAGCAACATGCATTGAAATAGTACAATTAAACAGATACTAGTACTAAATTTATATTAGTGTACTTAGCACATAAACTATATTTGGGGATTAAACTTGAAGTTTACTGATAAAACCAACTTTAAATGTAGTTTTTGTTAAAACCGAatttcatgcattttatttctcttttctccaaatgctaaaaaaatgaaaaccaaaCCTTTTCATTGTCTCCTGCTGCCTGTCCTTCTGCTCTTCTGTTTTGGAGGAGTATTCTACACGTACTACAAGCCAATCATCTCTAATGCTCAAGTCTCCACTGAAGAGTGCCTCAATATAGTGAGAAATACATTTATCCAGACCATAAACCAAACCAGCAATCTTAATATTCCACTCAATCAGCAACCACTGGTGACCAAACCAGCTGTCATGGAAGAAAACCAGGAACATCATGCCAATGACATCATCATGTTAATGTGGTCATGGCCGTTTGGAGTTGTGTTTAATGGAACCGCCTGTAGTTCACAGTTTGGGATTAAAGGATGTCAAATTACAGATGACAGAAGCCAGTATGACGAAGCCCATGGTGTTATGTTTCATCACAGAGATATCAGTGGTGAGCTCACAAACTTGCACAACATGCCACGCCATCCACATCAAAAGTGGGTGTGGTTGAACATGGAGTCCCCTAGTAATGCACAAAAATTGCCTGGGCTTGATGGCTTGTTCAATCTGACATCAAATTATCGGAGAGATTCGGATGTCTGGGTGCCTGTTGGAAAAATTGTAGAAATACCCGAAAAGGACAAAACCTTTGAAATACCACCCAAAGACAAATTAGTCTGCTGGATCGTCAGTAACTGGAACCCCAACTTTGAGAGggtgaaatattttaatgaactgAGCAAACACATCAAAATAGAGGCTTACGGCAGCGCCTTTAACAGGCGCATTAACAAAGAGGATTATATTAAGACTGTAACAGGCTGTAAATTTTACCTAGGGTTTGAAAACTCTGTCCATAAAGACTACTTCACGGAGAAGGTGTTTAAACCTCTAATGTTTGGCACGGTCCCTGTGGTTCTCGGTACATCCAGGGAGAACTATGAGCAGTTTATACCAgcagattcattcattcatgtagACGATTTCAAATCTCCCCAGGAACTGGCAGAACATCTCACATTCCTGGACAAGAACCCGAAGGTGTATGAGCAGTACTTCAACTGGAGAAGACACTTCATAGCTACACATTCAGTTTTTGCTATAGAACAAACATGCAGAAGTTGTGAATATATAAGGAACTATAAGGGCTACCGAGTTTTTAAAGATCTCACTAAATGGTATTGGGGTTAACAAGCCTTTACACCATCATGAGTGGGATAGCGATGGGCTTCTGATTGGAAAAATTCCAACATTCTTTTAAAGGTTTTTCCAGACAAAGACACTTGatccatttttatttccagtCAATGTAACAAACAATAATGCCTGCACTAAGAGAGGTTTGTCATCAAGGCTTTACTGGTGCTTGGCTTTTAACTCCTGAGCCTCTAAAACATGTTCATCATGTGCTGATAAAGATCCACATCTGTGCGATCGGGGTCATATCGGCACAATACtattatttgtactgtaatgtgagaatggggtttggtctcaaTCCTGAGCCCAGCCTTCTGTCTGTGCGGAATGTCAGGTGTCTAGTTACTGAACCTGTGCACATATCGCAGTTCCTATAGTTCTTTTTAAGCTAATCAAATATATAGCACctgtgcattatttattttttatttagattgcaCAGATTGtgatttcttttcctctttaaatatataatgtatacaaCCTTGCAAAGCCAAACACTCTCAAGGCACCTCCACAACACCACCAGGAAATACACGGGAGACACGAATCAAGACCTACacacatgtaaaaataaacttttacttCTCTTGTTGTTAATTAACTAGACAAACACATCTTAAACAAGATTTCACATCCTGaacaacaatacaaaaacacaatctgcttAAATTAATACTACACAAACTTTATATGTTCTcatgtttttattgaacataacGTAAACATTCACAGGTTGCACATTTCTCATCATGGTGTATACTTCGTAAtaaattgcacttttttttggtttgtgtttACACATTGCTCACAGCTGTCATTTACCCTGTATAATGTTTACACTCAACACCTCATGCACTTCTATCCTGTTTAGCAACCTCGTAAATATTGTACGTTTTCCAGCTTAATgctctttatatttttcttttcttttatatcagactgtgtatggctgtgtgtgtggcaaataaaaatgtcatttaaattgcatggtaaaaaaaaaaaacagagctatgtttaatagtaacagTGAATTTAAagaagagcatttccacacacactgcgccctaactgtaaacacacacttgAGTTTTATCAGAGAACACGCACACTGCAGCATGGTgaggaaaacacacactcacttccgGGTTTGACGTCGTTACGTAGATCCTGCGTATGACGTACACCTATTGTGATTGGTTGGTGAACGACGAGCCCCGCCTCATGCGCGCGATCTAACGATTGGACAGTTGACATGTCGCGATGTCGTGTTGTCATAGCAACCCTGAAACGCCGCGCGCTTGTGTCGTCATCGCTGCAAACGTCACTTCCTGTGAACCTGTTTCTGCTGGAGCTGTGGAAATGTGAACACTACGGAAATTACatgttgaatatttatttataaatcgtgaataaaatatttgatttatttttacaacacAAGATGTACGAAGAAATGGTTAATgtgcagtttttattttctcagcTTCCTAGCCCTCATAAAATAGTAAAGATTTACTGAggaactgttttattttatttagttaactCTATATTAAATGAATTGCTAATTTTATTGTGCCGCAATGGCTGATGGGAAACTTTGCAGGTCCACTTCCGGTGAAGTGATGAGTGTACTCTCTTGTTCCCCCACATTTTACTGTTCCCTCTGAGCTctgtctattttatttaaactaataaatCACAACAGTGTATAATACCATCAGTAAACAAAACAACCTCATTTACTCactaaaataatgaatatacaatataaaatctataaataCATAGAATacaataaactaaactaaatgtataatataaaaggTGAATAAGCAGTAAGGTGTATTGGTAGGACAGCAGCAGTGTGAGTGAAACATGGAGCGTGAAATAAGTGTGTGAGACGGCTGCAGTGGTATGGTATGGAGACAGATCGGTCTCATAAATAATTCACGCAAAAGACACGATCGTAATAACACACTTCACCTTCATTACATGCTTCTCACAGCGTTTCCTCACAGCTTAGGGATCTCTCCAGCAGGACattctttaattcaattcaattcaattcaattttatttgtatagcgcttttaacgatttacatcatcacaaagcagctttacacaatcaaaagaattaagtttgtatgaaatgtgaatgtgtatgaatcaaaatgatatgattgtccctgatgagcaagcctagaacgacggcgacagtggcaaggaaaaactccctgagatggtaataggaagaaaccttgagaggaaccagaatcaacagggaacccatcctcatctgggtgataacagatagcagggattgatgtgcataataatatgcgagactggaagttcaatataatgacttcatgatggtttggttCATGTCTTGGAGAGACAGACACTGAACACTGACTACCTACAGTTCATTTACAGACAGGAGCTGGTGGTTATTGGTGCCCTGGATGGAatattatacatacatattaCAGAAGATGTCATGACGGCCCTGTCAAATCTAAGCTCCTCATACAGCGTCAGTGgatcaaacatactgtacacacacacacacacacacacacacatatatatatatatatatatatatatatatatatatatatatatatatatacactaccattcaaaagtttggggtgactttctaactccatgatggttccagatgtttatttctttctacattgtaaaggaatgctgaaggcgccaaaacaatgcattaatctcctttgaacagttaatggtgagatgtttctgctacttctgctctgtaaagactttataacgcctctaatctgaggtgctgttaattggtcatttttcaggctgataactctaaatgaacttctcatctgtagcagaggtaggttttggtctcgccctcctgggacggccttcatgagagccagtttcattatggtgcttgacggattttcaaaatgacaatactgttcttgcaagaactattacagaaaggctgacctctgtgttttaaaataacaactaactgttgtttttgttgttgttacgtaattacct belongs to Clarias gariepinus isolate MV-2021 ecotype Netherlands chromosome 2, CGAR_prim_01v2, whole genome shotgun sequence and includes:
- the LOC128542982 gene encoding 4-galactosyl-N-acetylglucosaminide 3-alpha-L-fucosyltransferase 9-like; the protein is MKTKPFHCLLLPVLLLFCFGGVFYTYYKPIISNAQVSTEECLNIVRNTFIQTINQTSNLNIPLNQQPLVTKPAVMEENQEHHANDIIMLMWSWPFGVVFNGTACSSQFGIKGCQITDDRSQYDEAHGVMFHHRDISGELTNLHNMPRHPHQKWVWLNMESPSNAQKLPGLDGLFNLTSNYRRDSDVWVPVGKIVEIPEKDKTFEIPPKDKLVCWIVSNWNPNFERVKYFNELSKHIKIEAYGSAFNRRINKEDYIKTVTGCKFYLGFENSVHKDYFTEKVFKPLMFGTVPVVLGTSRENYEQFIPADSFIHVDDFKSPQELAEHLTFLDKNPKVYEQYFNWRRHFIATHSVFAIEQTCRSCEYIRNYKGYRVFKDLTKWYWG